The following proteins come from a genomic window of Montipora capricornis isolate CH-2021 chromosome 9, ASM3666992v2, whole genome shotgun sequence:
- the LOC138016540 gene encoding uncharacterized protein yields the protein MSTLCFPVRILILGLFLNVRYGANATSLMRNEGQSFAFANFAMNSFHYLNITPLMQVMVDAFEECGLSCLQHNYCFSFNVAAFSDIKKQNTLCELLASDKFKESHNFVASQQHHHFSITTPCDNEPCKNGATCLAKYEDNSYDCACITGYAGNSCETEITFHWKLDGTDKQINLRGGAMFIQQDGQTVLFLNGNRGTFAETPAFPIRSKNLTIAVWIKLLTHSNQPPVYGDWSAPFSFRLYVENGPFHLQVRDGNWRDLLTPSTGANVVPINRWSHIAITWNRAYRRARLFINGEKKQEITVAQDRDIDFMDSGHSVYDIGLKRDGGTVAHAYLSDLMVFYRELQFSPSENVNEIKNVIFLTHPLHNFV from the exons ATGTCGACCCTCTGTTTTCCTGTCAGGATTTTAATCCTTGGGTTATTTTTAAATGTACGTTACGGAGCAAACGCCACAAGCCTGATGCGAAATGAAGGACAATCATTTGCGTTTGCCAACTTTGCGATGAACAGTTTTCACTATTTAAACATTACTCCTTTAATGCAAGTTATGGTAGATGCATTCGAAGAATGCGGACTGAGTTGTCTACAACACAATTATTGTTTCTCTTTCAACGTCGCAGCGTTTAGCGACataaaaaagcaaaatactTTATGCGAACTGTTAGCCAGTGACAAATTCAAGGAATCGCATAACTTTGTGGCCAGCCAGCAGCATCATCACTTCAGCATCACG ACTCCTTGCGACAACGAACCTTGTAAGAATGGGGCAACTTGTTTGGCTAAGTACGAGGATAACAGCTACGATTGCGCATGTATAACAGGGTACGCTGGAAACTCTTGCGAAACAg AAATCACTTTCCATTGGAAGCTCGATGGGACGGACAAACAAATCAA TCTACGTGGAGGTGCAATGTTCATTCAGCAAGATGGCCAAACAGTTTTGTTCTTGAACGGCAACCGCGGAACCTTTGCCGAAACTCCCGCTTTTCCAATCCGCTCCAAAAACTTGACCATTGCCGTGTGGATCAAATTGCTGACCCATTCAAATCAACCGCCCGTTTATGGTGACTGGTCAGCTCCTTTTTCCTTCCGACTCTATGTTGAAAATGGCCCTTTTCACCTGCAAGTTAGAGACGGTAACTGGAGAGATCTTTTAACTCCATCTACAGGTGCAAA TGTGGTCCCTATCAATCGATGGAGTCACATTGCTATTACATGGAATCGAGCATATAGAAGAGCGAGATTGTTCATCAACGGAGAGAAGAAACAGGAAATCACGGTAGCACAGGATAGAGATATTGATTTCATGGATTCTGGCCACTCAGTTTACGATATTGGTTTGAAGAGGGACGGCGGCACCGTGGCACATGCATATTTAAGTGATTTGATGGTCTTCTACAGGGAGTTGCAGTTTTCTCCTTCTGAAAATGTGAATGAgataaaaaatgtaattttcctTACTCATCCACTTCACAATTTTGTCTAA